The Pseudofrankia sp. DC12 region CGAGGACGTCCTGGGCCGGCACGAGAAGCTGCGCGACGTCGCCGTCTACGGCGCTCCCGACGACACCTGGGGCCAGCGGATCGTGGCCGCGGTCGTGCTGCACGACGGCGAGACCGCGACGGCCGAGGAGATGCGCGGCTACGTCCGCGGCAAGCTGCGTAGCTCCAGGACCCCGGACGAGGTCGTCTTCCTCGGGGAGCTTCCCTACACGCCCACCGGGAAGCTGCTGCGCAACCAGGTCGCCGCGCTCGTCGCGGACCAGGCGGAGTCCGTCGGGTCCTGAGGCCGTCGCCCCGGTCCGCCGCGGTGGACCGGGGCCCGCCCGGTGGACCGGGGCTGTGCGGGGCGGCCGCGCGGCGGCCGTCGCCGAGTAGGCGCGGTGTAGATTTCCTTCATGGCCTGCACGACGGCTTTCCGGTCGCTGTAGGAGACGAAACGCATCGCGTTGCGGGTCACGTGTACTACTACGCATGTCTGGACCACGGTCTCGGGAAACCCCGCGACGGCGGCCTCGGGCAGCCCGGTGAGCCCGTCGCAGCAGACGATCAGCAGGTCGCGCACGCCACGGTTACGCAGGTCGGCCAGGACCTTCTGCCAGAACTTCGCGCCCTCGGTGTCCTGGATCCAGCAGCCCAGGGCGTGCTTGCGCCATTTCTGGTGATTTCCGGTGATTTGCCGGTGGTTGACCGGCGGCCGGATGCCCCTGCCAGCCGTTGCCGGGACTGTCCGGAGTCGACGTCATCAGCGCGGTCGGTAGAGGTCGAGGCGATGATCAACTTCAAGAACATGCACGGTTCGGGCATCGTCGTCGATGCGGTAGACGATGCGGTATGTGCCGCGTCGGGCGCCGTGGCACCCTTTGAGCGGGCCGAACAGCGGCTTGCCGACGCGGTACGGGTTCGTGGCCAGGGCGGCGTCGCAGAACTCGAGGACGGCGGCGGCGACCGGTTCGGGCAGCCGTTCGGCCAAGGCTCGCCGGGCGGCCGGTTGGAAACGTATGGCGTAGGGTTCGGGGCTCCCGCCGGAGTTCATGCTCCGGTGACTCGGCGGCGGGCCACCTCGGCGCGCATGGTAGCGAGATTCACACCCTGCTCGCCGCGGCCGAGTGCCGCCAGGCTCTCGGTGATCCGTCCGACGGCCTCGGTGTCGCTGAGGATCTCGAGTGTCATCTCGAGACCCTCGAGGTCGTCGACGGAGACGATGACGGCCTCGGCTTCGCCGTTGCGGGTCAGCGTGATCCGTTCGTGCTGGTGGCGTACGCGACGGGCCAGGGCGGACAGGTGGGTCTTGGCTTCGGACAACGGGACGGATGTCGCGTCGATCGTCATGGCTCGAAGTCTAGTCCGGATTGGTCAGAATTTCGACCAGCAGCGTGCGACCGGTCGCGTCACCGGTAAGAGTGCGGCGGTCCGGACGGGCGGGTGAGTACCGCGCGCGCATGTCTTCGGGGAGGGATGCGAAGAGGTCCGTCGCGGGTGCGCCGCCCTGTAGCGTGCGAGACGACGAGAGGCGAAGGTGCCTGGTAGGCGGCATGATCGCTCCGCCGTGGCAGGCCACGGAACTGGGCCACCTGTTTCCGTCGATCTGGCCACCATCAGAGGGCGCCTCGCCGGACAGCCGTCGCTGAGCGCAGGGAAGGACAGCTGGCATGGTCAGCACGCGGGCGGCGCTGCTGTTCGGCATCGGTCAGGATTACAAGATCGAGACGGTCGAGGTCGACGAGCCCCGGGCGGGCGAGGTCCTCATCGAGCTGCACGCGACCGGGCTGTGCCACTCCGACGAGCATGCGCGCACCGGCGACGTGCCGATGCCGCACTATCCGGTGATCTGCGGCCATGAGGGGGCCGGCGAGGTGGTCGAGGTCGGCCCGGGTGTCTCCTCGGTCGCGCCCGGCGACCACGTGGCGATGTCGTTCATCCCGTCCTGCGGGAGGTGCCGGTCCTGCCGGTCCGGCCGCGGGTACCTCTGCGACGACGGCATGAAGCTGTTCGACCTCGGGATGATCACCGACGGCCGGGTCGCGCACCGGATCGGCGCCGAGCCGGTGGCCCGGTTCACCCAGCTGGGCGCGTTCGCGGAGCACCAGCTGCTCGCCGAGTCGAGCGTCGTGAAGATCGACCGGGATATCCCGTGGACCGCCGCGGCGCTGGTGTCCTGCGGCGTGGCGACCGGGTTCGGCTCGGCCGTCAACCGGGCCGAGGTGCGTCCCGGCGACACCGTCGCGGTGCTGGGTGTCGGTGGCGTCGGCATCAACGCCGTGCAGGGCGCGAAGATCGCCGGCGCTCGCGAGATCATCGCCGTCGACCCCGTCGCGTTCAAGCGGGAGCAGGCCGAGCGGTTCGGCGCGACGCACGTCTACGCCTCGCTTGAGGAGGCGATCGCCGGCGTCAGGGCCCTCACCCGGGGCCAGATGTGCGACGCGGTGATCTGCACGTTCGGCGTCATGCTCGGCAGCCTGCTGGAGCCCGCGCTGACGTTGACCGCCAAGGGCGGCATCTGCGTGGTGACGTCGGTGGCCCCGATGGCCCAGAGGCAGGCCGACGTCAACCTGTTCACGATGGCGATGATGAACAAGGAGATCCGCGGCTGCCTGTTTGGCTCCAGCAGCCCGCGGGCGCAGATCCCGAAGCTGCTCGACCTCTACCGCGCCGGCATCCTCAAGATCGACGAGCTGGTCACGAAGACCTACAGCCTCGACCAGGTCAACGAGGGCTACGCCGACCTCGACGCCGGCCGCATCCTGCGCGGGGCGCTCGTCTTCTAGGCTGCCGGCCGTGGCGCGTCGCGACCCGGCTTGTCCAGCGCGGCCTGGCAGGTCGTGATTCGGCCCGCGCGCCCTGTCCGTACTGCCGTTGAGTCGGGCGCAGAATGGTATTTCCGTCTTGGGGGAACTATATTTCCCGGTGTGACGACCACCGGCGCGGCCCGCGCGCGGCCCGCGCGGGACACTCGCGCGGTGGACTGGGAGCAGCTGCCTGACACCGTACGGGCCGCGGTGGACCGGGCGCTCGGGCGCGCGCAGCAGGACGCGCTCGAGGAGATCGAGCAGATCCTCGACGCCGCGATGCGGGTGGTCGAGCGGATCGCGCCGGCCGAGCCCCGCGTGGCCGACATCGTCGCCGAGGCGGGCACGTCCAACCAGACCTTCTACCGGTACTTCGCCGGGAAGAACGAGCTGCTGCACGCCGTGATGGAGCGTGGCGTGCAGCGCACCCGTTCCTACCTGCGCCACCAGATGTCGAAGCAGACCGAGCCCGCCGGCCAGATCGCCGCCTGGGTCGAGGGCCTGCTCGCGCCGCTGGCCCGGCCGGACCAGGCCCGGCCGGACGCGGCGCTCAGCCGGCTGTCGGTCAGCGGGAACCCGGCGGGCCGGGCGGTGCTCGACGACCAGCTCGGCGAGCTGCTGATCGCCCCGTTCGCCGCGGCCGGCCGCCCGCATCCCGAGCTCGACGCCCGGGTCATCCAGCGCGCGGCGATCGGCACCCTGGCCCGCCACGTCGGCGCCGGCACCGTCCCCGACGAGCAGGAGTGCCGCCACCTCATCGACTTCTGTTCGGCGATCGGCCGGAAGCCGGGCGCTTAGCGCCCTCCCGGCCGGTGGCCGGGTTCGGGGTTGCCTGGCGCTGCCGGATTCGGGGTTGCGTTACTCGGGGTCGTCGTCTGGGGCCGCCTCCTCGTCGGGGAGGGCGTCGGGGCGGTGGGCGGTCAGCCAGCCGTCGACGTCGGACTTCCGCCAGATCCGCATGTGGTCGGCGAAACCGGCCGGAACCGGGAAGGACGGGCGACGGGTGAGCTGGTAGGCCCGCGTACGCGACACCTTCAGCCGCCTCATCAGGTAACCGATGGTCACGAAGCGCTCCACGGCGCGGACGCTAGAACCGACGGGTGCGACACTGTCAGCTACGGCAGTGCCAGGAGCGTCAGGAGAGGCGATGCGTAACCCGAATCAGGCCGGCAACGAGGAACAGACGGGAGCGGTCGACGCCAATCCACCGACCGCGCCGCATGACACCCGAGGACCCAGGACGAAGCGCTCCGCGCTGGCATCCAGGCTCGGCCCGCGGGGAGCCCGGTCATGGCCGGGCGAGCCGCCCTGGGCGCAGGAGGTCGCGGAGGCGGTCCTCGCGGCTACCCCGACGGACGACCCTGTGTCGAGCGGGCCGGCCGGGCGCGTCGAGGCCGCCGAACCCGAGGCAGAGCCCGCCGGGCCGGCCGACGCGGACGCCCCGGCCGTGCCTGACCTGGCCGAGGACGAGGACGAGGACGAGGACTTCGCGGCGTCCTTCTTCTGGCCGTCCGCCACGGGCGACGGGCCGGCCCGGCCCTGGCGCTCGCTGTTCCGCTGACCACCACCGATGAACAGGGGGATGAACGAGATGGTCACCAGGGTGCGGCTGGACGTCGCGCGGATCGACGTGCCCGGCGTCGGGGCGGCCGGGGGTGCCCGGCGGACCGAGCTGGTGAGCCTCGCGCTGCCGGACCGGGCGGGGCTGCTGCTGCAGCGCCGCGCCGCCGAGGCGGACCGGTCGGACAAGCTGCTGGCGAAGCGCTCGCGTGACGTCGTCGGCGAGCTGCGGGCCGACCTGCACTTCATCGAGCTGCGCGGCGGCGAGCTGGCCCGGGTGGCGCTGAGCATGGCGCGGCTGGGGCACGTCGGCGCGGTCGTCGTGTGCCCTGCGGGCGTGTCGCCGGGGCGGACGGCGCTCGCGCTCGCGGTCGCCGACCTGCTGCGCGACCGGCGGGCCGCGCGGGCTCCGGTGGTGACCTGCGCGGTCTGCCCGCCCCTGGGCATGGGCCGCACGGCCGTTCCGCACGAGGTCCGCGTCGAGGTGGACGGGCGGGCACAGTACCGGGTCGTCTGGGAGCTGCTCACGTGGGAACAGGTCCCGACGTGGCTCGCGGGTCTGCGCTAGTGAGGGCCGATGGGCGGTGCCGGGTCCGGCGGCAGTTCGGGCGTCGGGGCGGTGGGGCGCACTAAAGTCGCAGGCGGGGACGGGCCAACCCGGATGCCGACAGACCCAGAGGTTCCGGGCCAGCGACGAAGGGCGGCGAGGATGAGTCTCGAGACCGCGACGGACGGCCAGGCCGCGCCGCGCCCGCAACGGCGCGGCCGGCGGATCGCGATGACACCGGCGGAGATCGACGCGTTCCTCGCCGACGAGCGGACGTGCCGGGTGTCTACCGTGGGTGCCGACGGGGCTCCCCACACCTCGGCGCTGTGGTTCGTGTGGGATGGCTCGGCGTTCTGGCTCAACAGCATCGTGAAGAGCCAGCGCTGGACCGACCTGAACCGCGATCCGCGGGTCTCGGTCATCATCGACACCGGCCACGGCTTCGGGGAGCTGCGCGGCGTCGAGCTGATCGGCAAGGTCGCACAGGTGGGCGAGGTGCCGCGGACGGGCGAGGCGGCCAACACCGAGCTGCTCGCCGAGCCGGAGCGGCTCTTCGGCGAGAAGTACGGCAACGGCAAGTTCCACATCGACGGCCGGCACGCCTGGCTGAAGCTCGTCCCGGAGAAGATCGTCAGCTGGGACTTCCGCAAGACCGGGTTCTAGGCGCCACTCACGGCCGGCGGTGAGGCCCGCCGGCCTGAGGCGTCACGCGGGGCGGGGTGACCCGGCCGCTGGCCGCGCCGCGGCACCGGCGACGTCCGCGTCGGCCGGCCGCTGGACCGGGCGGATCTCCGGATGGGCGGCGGCCGGCGAGACGGGCACGTCCTCGCGCGCTGGGCTGGTGCGCAGCACCAGGTCGGCGAGCGGGGACGTGACGCCGAGCCAGTAGCGCTCGTTGCGGTAGTGGTGCAGCCGGTGGCTGCGCCAGATCCGCCGGTACAGCTCCGACCTGGGCTGGTAACGAGTGTGGATCAAGAAATGGGTCCAGTCGTAGGCCAGCACCGCGACGCCCAGGCACAGCATCCCGGTCGAGACCCGCGGTGAGCCGACTGCCCCGGCGGCCAGCGCCAGGGCGCCCGCGCCGAGCACGTCCTGGCCGCGCATGAACATCGAGTTCAGGTTCGCCGGGTCCTGGTGATGCTGCGCATGGCCCCAGCCGGCGCTCTGGTAGGCGGCGCGGCCGAACCGGCCGGTCGGCGTCGCGTGCAGCACGTAGCGGTGGATGCCCCACTCGACGAACGGCTGCGCGGCGGCGAAACCCAGGGCGACCGCGGCGTCGGAGCGGCGGAAGTCCCCGCGTGCCAGCCGCGTCGCCGCCAGCGTGCCGACGACGCCGAGCAGCACCGGCGGGCGCGGGTGGGCCAGGAACCGGCGGGCGGCGCCGGGAAGCGTGCTGATCTCGGTGGCCCGGCCGTGCGGTCCGGGCGGGTCGATCCGCTGGAGAAGCTGGCGGTGGCGCAGCCGCGCGGCCGCGCGCAGCCCGCGCGCGCGGGTGATGACGGGACCGTCGTCGGCCCGGGCGTGCCTGACCGTGCCGACCAGCAGGGAACCAGCGGGGCCCAGCCGCCGTGCGACCGACCGCGGGCCGAAGCCGTTAACCATACAGTGGACTGTACGTGGCCGTCAGGTGTCGAGCTGGGGACTGTCCCGCGACGGGAAGAATGGCACGTATACGCGGAATGCTCCTGCTCTGACCGTCGCCCTGTGTCTGACCTGCGGTGTCGCCCGCCGCGCCCGGCCGGGACTCGACCCGTCGGCCGGCGCGAGCCGGTCAGGCCGGGCGCTCGGTCGCGAGCCTCACCGGCCGTGGTGCACGACCGCGCCGGCGACCATCGTCAGCACGGCGGGCCCGGGGTCGAG contains the following coding sequences:
- a CDS encoding NDMA-dependent alcohol dehydrogenase, coding for MVSTRAALLFGIGQDYKIETVEVDEPRAGEVLIELHATGLCHSDEHARTGDVPMPHYPVICGHEGAGEVVEVGPGVSSVAPGDHVAMSFIPSCGRCRSCRSGRGYLCDDGMKLFDLGMITDGRVAHRIGAEPVARFTQLGAFAEHQLLAESSVVKIDRDIPWTAAALVSCGVATGFGSAVNRAEVRPGDTVAVLGVGGVGINAVQGAKIAGAREIIAVDPVAFKREQAERFGATHVYASLEEAIAGVRALTRGQMCDAVICTFGVMLGSLLEPALTLTAKGGICVVTSVAPMAQRQADVNLFTMAMMNKEIRGCLFGSSSPRAQIPKLLDLYRAGILKIDELVTKTYSLDQVNEGYADLDAGRILRGALVF
- a CDS encoding pyridoxamine 5'-phosphate oxidase family protein — encoded protein: MSLETATDGQAAPRPQRRGRRIAMTPAEIDAFLADERTCRVSTVGADGAPHTSALWFVWDGSAFWLNSIVKSQRWTDLNRDPRVSVIIDTGHGFGELRGVELIGKVAQVGEVPRTGEAANTELLAEPERLFGEKYGNGKFHIDGRHAWLKLVPEKIVSWDFRKTGF
- a CDS encoding sterol desaturase family protein, with translation MVNGFGPRSVARRLGPAGSLLVGTVRHARADDGPVITRARGLRAAARLRHRQLLQRIDPPGPHGRATEISTLPGAARRFLAHPRPPVLLGVVGTLAATRLARGDFRRSDAAVALGFAAAQPFVEWGIHRYVLHATPTGRFGRAAYQSAGWGHAQHHQDPANLNSMFMRGQDVLGAGALALAAGAVGSPRVSTGMLCLGVAVLAYDWTHFLIHTRYQPRSELYRRIWRSHRLHHYRNERYWLGVTSPLADLVLRTSPAREDVPVSPAAAHPEIRPVQRPADADVAGAAARPAAGSPRPA
- a CDS encoding TetR/AcrR family transcriptional regulator, which translates into the protein MDWEQLPDTVRAAVDRALGRAQQDALEEIEQILDAAMRVVERIAPAEPRVADIVAEAGTSNQTFYRYFAGKNELLHAVMERGVQRTRSYLRHQMSKQTEPAGQIAAWVEGLLAPLARPDQARPDAALSRLSVSGNPAGRAVLDDQLGELLIAPFAAAGRPHPELDARVIQRAAIGTLARHVGAGTVPDEQECRHLIDFCSAIGRKPGA
- a CDS encoding helix-turn-helix domain-containing protein, whose translation is MTIGYLMRRLKVSRTRAYQLTRRPSFPVPAGFADHMRIWRKSDVDGWLTAHRPDALPDEEAAPDDDPE
- a CDS encoding type II toxin-antitoxin system Phd/YefM family antitoxin; translated protein: MTIDATSVPLSEAKTHLSALARRVRHQHERITLTRNGEAEAVIVSVDDLEGLEMTLEILSDTEAVGRITESLAALGRGEQGVNLATMRAEVARRRVTGA
- a CDS encoding type II toxin-antitoxin system RelE/ParE family toxin, whose product is MNSGGSPEPYAIRFQPAARRALAERLPEPVAAAVLEFCDAALATNPYRVGKPLFGPLKGCHGARRGTYRIVYRIDDDARTVHVLEVDHRLDLYRPR
- a CDS encoding DUF1442 domain-containing protein gives rise to the protein MNEMVTRVRLDVARIDVPGVGAAGGARRTELVSLALPDRAGLLLQRRAAEADRSDKLLAKRSRDVVGELRADLHFIELRGGELARVALSMARLGHVGAVVVCPAGVSPGRTALALAVADLLRDRRAARAPVVTCAVCPPLGMGRTAVPHEVRVEVDGRAQYRVVWELLTWEQVPTWLAGLR